From Manduca sexta isolate Smith_Timp_Sample1 chromosome 21, JHU_Msex_v1.0, whole genome shotgun sequence, the proteins below share one genomic window:
- the LOC119190103 gene encoding uncharacterized protein LOC119190103, which translates to MASTIHWIATTSDDASYLAPIAVVGGEENYCNDKQALWVIRAQYEGDLIPGVLDTKRDTAYVPWNDEAHAVKDIEVCCASRDDIQWIPAGNGEVPPLAVPGGKTASGETLYIGRAREQNSLIPGKIQPSLGHLYLPFKGKEVAKKYYEVLCTVH; encoded by the exons CAATCCACTGGATCGCAACAACTTCAGACGATGCATCATACCTGGCTCCTATCGCAGTGGTGGGCGGGGAAGAGAACTACTGCAACGATAAACAGGCCCTGTGGGTGATAAGGGCGCAGTACGAAGGAGATCTAATCCCAGGCGTACTGGATACCAAACGCGATACCGCTTACGTCCCTTGGAATGACGAAGCGCATGCAGTGAAAGACATTGAG GTCTGCTGCGCTTCTCGCGATGATATTCAATGGATCCCAGCGGGAAACGGCGAAGTGCCCCCCCTGGCTGTACCTGGTGGGAAGACGGCATCAGGGGAGACGCTGTACATCGGCAGAGCAAGGGAACAAAACTCTCTGATACCTGGAAAG atTCAGCCGAGCCTTGGACACTTGTACCTGCCGTTTAAAGGTAAAGAAGTTGCAAAGAAATACTACGAAGTACTGTGCACCGTTCATTAA